The following proteins are co-located in the Streptomyces bottropensis ATCC 25435 genome:
- a CDS encoding CsbD family protein codes for MARDQKAKAKKEEVKGKAKEATGRALGNEKMETEGRGGQAKGDARQAKEKAKDVFRH; via the coding sequence GTGGCACGAGACCAGAAGGCCAAGGCGAAGAAGGAAGAGGTCAAGGGCAAGGCCAAGGAAGCGACGGGCCGCGCCCTGGGCAACGAGAAGATGGAGACCGAAGGCCGCGGCGGCCAGGCGAAAGGCGACGCCCGCCAGGCCAAGGAGAAGGCGAAGGACGTCTTCCGGCACTGA
- a CDS encoding NAD(P)/FAD-dependent oxidoreductase — protein sequence MSKGHHIVVLGAGYTGMFSAIRLARRTRRAGVKITLVNPSSRFVERLRMHQIAAGQELAEHRIPDLLAGTGVSFVQGTVTAIAPEARRITLDGAETLGYDTLVYALGSSTDTGTVPGVDTHAFTLNNPEIAGRFAARLTEVAASAGTVTVCGGGLTGIEAATEIAESHPGLHVTLISLDEPGGMMGAKARAYLYSALDRLGVTLETGARVTKVLPDAVGLDDGRLVRSDACLWTTGVKVPALAADAGIATDDRGLVLVDATLRSVSHPEIHAIGDAAAVRLAWGQLHGTCQSGLPTAQYTADTIARLVRGRAVKPFRFGYFHQPVSLGRRDAVIQFTKADETPRRIHLTGRGAVAYKEMVSGSPLTTYRLSKRMNVTTVVSRGGRATRDPAV from the coding sequence ATGAGCAAGGGCCATCACATCGTCGTCCTCGGCGCCGGCTACACGGGCATGTTCAGCGCCATCCGGCTGGCCCGCCGCACCCGCCGGGCCGGGGTGAAGATCACCCTGGTCAATCCGTCGAGCCGGTTCGTCGAGCGGCTGCGGATGCACCAGATCGCCGCCGGGCAGGAACTGGCCGAGCATCGGATCCCCGACCTGCTCGCCGGGACCGGCGTCTCGTTCGTCCAGGGCACGGTCACCGCCATCGCCCCCGAGGCCCGGCGGATCACCCTCGACGGCGCCGAGACCCTCGGATACGACACGCTCGTCTACGCGCTGGGCAGCTCCACCGACACCGGCACGGTCCCGGGCGTCGACACCCACGCCTTCACCCTCAACAACCCGGAGATCGCCGGCCGGTTCGCCGCACGCCTCACCGAGGTCGCCGCCTCCGCCGGCACGGTCACCGTCTGCGGCGGCGGCCTGACCGGCATCGAGGCCGCCACCGAGATCGCCGAGAGCCACCCCGGCCTGCACGTCACGCTGATCAGCCTCGACGAGCCCGGCGGCATGATGGGCGCCAAGGCCCGCGCCTACCTGTACAGCGCCCTGGACCGCCTCGGCGTCACCTTGGAGACCGGCGCCCGGGTGACCAAGGTGCTCCCCGACGCCGTAGGGCTGGACGACGGCCGGCTCGTCCGCTCCGACGCCTGTCTGTGGACCACCGGCGTCAAGGTGCCGGCGCTCGCCGCCGACGCCGGGATCGCCACGGACGACCGCGGCCTCGTCCTCGTCGACGCCACCCTGCGGTCGGTGTCCCACCCGGAGATCCACGCCATCGGCGACGCGGCCGCCGTACGCCTGGCCTGGGGGCAGCTCCACGGCACCTGCCAGAGCGGTCTGCCCACCGCCCAGTACACCGCCGACACCATCGCACGGCTGGTGCGCGGCCGGGCCGTCAAGCCGTTCCGCTTCGGCTACTTCCACCAGCCGGTCAGCCTCGGCCGCCGCGACGCGGTCATCCAGTTCACCAAGGCCGACGAGACACCGCGCCGCATCCACCTCACAGGCCGCGGCGCCGTCGCCTACAAGGAGATGGTCAGCGGCAGCCCGCTCACGACGTACCGGCTGAGCAAGCGCATGAACGTCACCACCGTCGTCTCCAGGGGCGGCCGCGCCACCCGCGACCCCGCGGTATGA
- a CDS encoding RNA polymerase sigma-70 factor — MIEARAEKDPYTEHRRLLFATAYRMLGSVTDAEDVLQDTWLSWNSADRDAVRHPKAYLVRTVTNLSLNRLTSARATRETYVGPWLPEPLLTSPDIAVESELADTISTAMMVVLETLSPVERAVFLLREVFGYSHAEIAETLDRPEPAVRQIAHRARRHVQDRRPRFDADQARRRQVTTQFLKACAGGDLNAVMELLAPEVTAWSDGGGKVTAARRPVNGVDRVARWLVGFLAKPELAALVMEPTVINGELGVLATLDGATVGALTFDLVDGRIQNLRFQVNPDKLGGLTPDNGLAAP, encoded by the coding sequence GTGATCGAGGCCAGGGCCGAGAAGGACCCGTACACCGAGCACCGGCGACTGCTGTTCGCCACCGCCTACCGCATGCTGGGCAGCGTCACGGACGCCGAGGACGTCCTCCAGGACACCTGGCTGAGCTGGAACAGCGCGGACCGTGACGCGGTCCGCCACCCCAAGGCGTATCTGGTGCGCACGGTCACCAATCTCTCGTTGAACCGTCTCACCTCCGCACGGGCCACCCGCGAGACCTACGTCGGCCCCTGGCTCCCCGAGCCCTTGCTGACCTCTCCCGACATCGCCGTGGAGAGTGAACTGGCCGACACCATCTCCACCGCGATGATGGTCGTCCTGGAAACCCTCAGTCCCGTCGAACGCGCCGTCTTCCTGCTCCGCGAGGTCTTCGGCTACTCACACGCGGAGATCGCCGAGACCCTCGACCGACCCGAACCGGCGGTCCGTCAGATCGCCCACCGCGCCCGCCGGCACGTACAGGACCGACGTCCCCGCTTCGACGCCGACCAGGCCCGACGCCGACAGGTGACCACCCAGTTCCTGAAGGCGTGCGCGGGCGGGGACCTGAACGCCGTCATGGAGCTGCTCGCCCCCGAGGTCACCGCCTGGTCCGACGGCGGTGGCAAGGTCACCGCCGCGCGTCGGCCCGTCAACGGCGTCGACCGCGTCGCGCGCTGGCTCGTGGGTTTCCTGGCCAAACCCGAACTGGCCGCTCTGGTCATGGAGCCGACCGTCATCAACGGCGAACTCGGTGTGCTCGCCACCCTCGACGGAGCCACCGTCGGAGCCCTCACCTTCGACCTCGTCGACGGCCGCATCCAGAACCTGCGGTTCCAGGTCAACCCCGACAAGCTCGGCGGGCTGACTCCCGACAACGGACTGGCGGCCCCCTGA
- a CDS encoding helix-turn-helix domain-containing protein produces the protein MPITVDIDVMLARRKMSVGELADRVGITPANLAVLKNGRAKAVRFATLAALCEVLDCQPGDLLRWEAEDTASP, from the coding sequence ATGCCGATCACCGTCGACATCGACGTGATGCTGGCCAGGCGGAAGATGTCCGTGGGCGAACTCGCGGACCGCGTAGGGATCACGCCCGCCAACCTGGCGGTGCTCAAGAACGGCCGCGCCAAGGCCGTGCGCTTCGCGACACTCGCCGCACTGTGCGAGGTACTCGACTGCCAGCCGGGCGACCTGCTGCGCTGGGAGGCCGAAGACACCGCGAGCCCCTGA
- a CDS encoding DUF2975 domain-containing protein — MGKLTVGALRAVLVVVLVGTVFVQVSMVWTLVGGNDPEDGSLPLTPLRVITILGMVAAQVVLVCVWRLVTMVRRGTVFSDAAFRYVDAVIGAIVAAALMWFAVTALNAPGQRDDPGVTVIMAGIGVGILGVALLVLLLRMLLAQAVARDVAATRMQAELDEVI; from the coding sequence ATGGGAAAGCTGACCGTGGGTGCGCTGCGCGCCGTGCTCGTGGTGGTGCTCGTCGGCACCGTGTTCGTACAGGTGTCGATGGTGTGGACGCTGGTCGGCGGGAACGACCCGGAGGACGGCTCGCTCCCGCTGACCCCGCTGCGCGTGATCACGATCCTGGGCATGGTGGCCGCCCAGGTCGTCCTGGTCTGCGTGTGGCGCCTGGTGACGATGGTGCGACGGGGGACCGTCTTCTCCGACGCCGCCTTCCGGTACGTGGACGCCGTGATCGGCGCGATCGTGGCGGCCGCGCTCATGTGGTTCGCGGTCACGGCCCTCAACGCGCCGGGCCAGCGCGACGACCCGGGCGTCACCGTCATCATGGCCGGAATCGGCGTGGGCATCCTCGGTGTCGCGCTCCTCGTGCTCCTGCTGCGGATGCTGCTCGCCCAGGCCGTCGCGCGCGACGTCGCGGCGACGCGAATGCAGGCCGAGCTGGACGAGGTGATCTGA